Proteins from one Flavobacterium sp. N2038 genomic window:
- a CDS encoding peptidylprolyl isomerase, with protein sequence MKFKFLFLFCLAVANLQAQTTKKPATKPKAAATTKAVVKANPNEGIFATIATTKGDIVLSLEYVKAPVTVANFILLAEGKNPNLKVEKLKGKPFYDGLKFHRVINDFMIQGGDPDGNGSGGPGYSFKDEFTEELKFDKGGILAMANSGPATNGSQFFITHKETPWLNGKHTIFGHVVSGMDNVNKIVQDDIMTKITITRKGAAAKKFDALKVIADDAKKGEAKKLEAQKVVTQKAAYFAASKAKATTTASGLKYVITQKGTGVKDAEGSPIYFHYAGYFEDGTLFDSSMASVAKAYGKYDASRDAQGGYKAFPFTVGKKDGMIPGFIEALDMMTDGEKATFILPSNLAYGEKGAGGVIPPNATLIFEIETYKNQPNK encoded by the coding sequence ATGAAGTTTAAATTTTTATTTTTATTTTGCCTTGCTGTTGCAAACCTACAGGCACAAACAACAAAAAAGCCTGCAACAAAACCAAAGGCAGCAGCAACAACAAAAGCAGTTGTAAAAGCAAATCCAAATGAGGGTATTTTTGCTACTATTGCAACTACAAAAGGAGACATTGTTCTTTCTTTAGAATATGTAAAAGCTCCTGTTACAGTTGCCAACTTTATTTTATTGGCAGAAGGAAAAAACCCAAATCTAAAAGTAGAGAAACTAAAAGGGAAACCATTTTATGATGGGTTAAAATTTCACAGAGTTATAAATGATTTTATGATTCAAGGTGGAGATCCTGACGGAAATGGCTCGGGTGGTCCTGGTTATTCTTTTAAAGATGAATTTACAGAAGAACTAAAATTTGATAAAGGCGGAATACTGGCAATGGCAAATTCGGGGCCAGCTACAAACGGAAGTCAATTTTTTATTACACATAAAGAAACTCCATGGTTAAACGGAAAACACACCATTTTTGGTCATGTAGTATCTGGAATGGACAATGTAAATAAAATTGTTCAGGATGATATCATGACAAAAATTACAATTACCCGTAAAGGTGCAGCTGCTAAAAAATTCGACGCTTTGAAAGTGATTGCTGATGATGCTAAAAAAGGAGAAGCAAAAAAACTGGAAGCTCAAAAAGTAGTAACCCAAAAAGCAGCTTATTTTGCAGCAAGTAAAGCAAAAGCAACCACAACTGCTTCTGGTTTAAAATATGTAATTACACAAAAAGGAACTGGTGTTAAAGACGCTGAAGGATCTCCTATTTATTTTCACTATGCAGGTTATTTTGAAGACGGAACTCTTTTTGACAGCAGTATGGCCAGTGTAGCAAAAGCTTACGGTAAATATGATGCCAGCAGAGATGCACAAGGCGGATACAAAGCTTTTCCTTTTACAGTAGGCAAAAAAGACGGAATGATTCCCGGCTTTATTGAAGCATTAGATATGATGACTGACGGAGAGAAAGCAACTTTTATTTTGCCATCAAATTTAGCTTACGGTGAAAAAGGTGCCGGAGGTGTAATTCCACCAAATGCTACTTTGATTTTTGAAATTGAAACCTATAAAAATCAGCCGAACAAATAA
- a CDS encoding peptidylprolyl isomerase, producing the protein MKKSILLLLLAVTSFYSCKDEHSNLPDGLYADIETNKGHVIVELDYKKAPITVANFVTLAEGKNEFVTKEYLKGKPFYNGLKFHRVIEDFMIQTGDPEGTGSGDTGYKFKDEITDLRFDKAGVLAMANNGPGTNSSQFFITHVETPWLDGKHTIFGHVVEKGQEVVNKVKQGDTIVSVTIIRNGEAAKKFDAVKVFHDYFSDIEKEKSKYAGAQKEKVAYYAALKAKATKTNSGLEYVITEKGSGKKPAIGTQVYIHYAGFLEDGTLFDASIEDVAKAFGKYDPARAEQHGYQPIPFQAGKKDGLIPGFIEGIEQLSFGDKAVLFIPSHLAYGATGAGGVIPPNANIIFEIQLLEKPQ; encoded by the coding sequence ATGAAAAAGAGTATTTTATTATTACTATTAGCCGTGACCTCATTTTATTCCTGTAAAGACGAACACAGCAATTTACCTGATGGTTTATACGCCGATATAGAAACAAACAAAGGACATGTTATCGTTGAATTAGATTATAAAAAAGCACCTATTACGGTAGCCAATTTTGTAACCCTTGCAGAAGGTAAAAACGAGTTTGTAACAAAAGAATATCTTAAAGGCAAACCATTCTATAATGGGCTGAAATTTCACAGAGTTATTGAAGATTTTATGATCCAGACAGGAGACCCTGAAGGAACTGGTTCTGGTGATACAGGATATAAATTTAAAGATGAAATCACAGACTTAAGATTTGACAAAGCTGGTGTTCTGGCAATGGCAAACAATGGTCCGGGCACCAACAGCAGCCAGTTTTTTATCACGCACGTTGAAACGCCATGGTTAGACGGAAAACATACTATTTTTGGTCATGTGGTTGAAAAAGGACAAGAGGTTGTAAATAAAGTAAAACAAGGTGACACAATTGTTTCTGTAACAATCATCAGAAATGGTGAAGCTGCTAAAAAGTTTGATGCTGTAAAAGTTTTTCATGATTATTTCTCAGATATTGAAAAGGAAAAAAGTAAATATGCAGGAGCTCAAAAAGAAAAAGTAGCTTACTATGCGGCTTTGAAAGCAAAAGCAACCAAAACAAATTCTGGACTAGAATATGTAATTACTGAAAAAGGTTCAGGTAAAAAACCAGCTATCGGAACACAGGTATACATTCACTATGCAGGATTCCTTGAAGACGGAACATTGTTTGATGCAAGCATTGAAGATGTAGCAAAAGCATTCGGAAAATATGATCCGGCAAGAGCAGAACAACACGGTTATCAGCCAATTCCATTTCAGGCAGGAAAAAAAGACGGTTTGATTCCCGGATTTATCGAAGGAATTGAGCAACTTTCATTTGGAGACAAAGCAGTTCTTTTTATTCCATCTCATCTGGCTTACGGAGCAACTGGCGCAGGGGGAGTAATTCCGCCAAATGCAAATATCATTTTCGAGATTCAATTATTAGAAAAGCCACAATAG
- a CDS encoding DHH family phosphoesterase, which produces MKIQDIQAIQLLLATPKKIAIIPHRGPDGDAMGSTLGLYHFLLKNNHQPTVIAPNDFPDFLAWLPGSETVKIFEKDTENCTKILEEAELIFTLDFNALHRTGEMEHTLAKLTAPFIMIDHHQKPDDYAAYTYSDTSYGSTCEMVYNFINFLNKKEDIDKTIATCIYTGILTDSGSFRFPGTTGNTHRIIAELIDLGVENTQIPVLLFDNSSYSRLQLLGRALQNMKVLDEHKTSYTSLTQAELDSFDYIKGDTEGIVNYGLSIKGIVFTAIFIENKDEKIIKISFRSQGGFDVNQFARDHFNGGGHSNAAGGKSDLSMEETLNKFEDLVTKLKI; this is translated from the coding sequence ATGAAAATACAAGATATACAGGCAATACAATTGTTGCTTGCTACCCCAAAGAAGATTGCAATAATTCCGCACAGAGGCCCAGATGGCGATGCCATGGGCTCTACCTTAGGTTTATACCATTTTTTATTAAAAAATAATCATCAGCCAACGGTGATTGCACCAAATGATTTTCCAGATTTCTTAGCCTGGCTTCCAGGTTCTGAAACGGTAAAAATATTTGAAAAAGACACTGAAAACTGTACAAAAATATTAGAAGAAGCTGAGTTAATTTTTACACTTGACTTTAATGCCCTGCATCGTACAGGCGAAATGGAACATACTTTAGCAAAGCTAACTGCTCCGTTTATCATGATTGATCATCACCAAAAACCTGATGATTATGCGGCCTATACGTATTCTGATACTTCTTACGGGTCAACTTGTGAAATGGTTTATAACTTTATCAATTTTTTAAACAAAAAAGAAGATATTGATAAAACAATCGCAACTTGCATTTATACAGGAATCCTAACTGATTCAGGTTCATTCCGTTTCCCGGGAACCACGGGCAACACGCACCGTATTATTGCTGAATTGATTGATTTAGGAGTTGAGAATACTCAAATTCCTGTTCTGTTATTTGACAACAGTTCATACAGCCGTCTTCAATTGTTAGGCCGTGCTTTGCAGAATATGAAAGTTCTGGATGAGCATAAAACATCTTACACTTCGCTTACACAAGCCGAATTGGATTCTTTCGATTATATAAAAGGTGATACTGAAGGAATTGTAAATTACGGTTTAAGTATAAAAGGTATTGTTTTTACTGCTATTTTTATCGAAAATAAAGACGAGAAAATCATCAAAATATCTTTCCGTTCACAAGGCGGATTTGATGTAAATCAATTTGCAAGAGATCATTTTAATGGTGGAGGACACAGCAATGCTGCCGGTGGAAAATCGGACTTATCTATGGAAGAAACATTAAATAAATTTGAAGATTTAGTAACTAAACTAAAAATATAA
- the gldI gene encoding gliding motility-associated peptidyl-prolyl isomerase GldI codes for MNYLKLGICSFLFAVLLVSCKHHEEARRPLSRTSGTFMKKSADRNKKLVANEESVIKKIIKNNPKVKYYATRKGYWFSYDERNLNETQTPRKGDIAYFNLEIKDINGKVIYSETELGPQTYAVDKQDIMMGLRDGIKLMHKNETVTFLFPSHIAYGYHGDNNKIGTNQSLICTVTLRNFVPDPTAPKTAVPAGQTATAQTPAGQTPKPATPKPAAVKPSAQPKKDTINP; via the coding sequence ATGAATTACTTAAAACTGGGTATTTGCAGTTTTCTTTTTGCTGTTTTATTGGTGAGTTGCAAGCATCATGAAGAAGCCAGAAGACCGCTTTCGAGAACTTCAGGAACTTTCATGAAAAAATCGGCTGACCGAAATAAGAAATTAGTAGCCAATGAAGAAAGTGTCATCAAAAAAATCATAAAAAATAACCCTAAGGTAAAATATTATGCCACCAGAAAAGGATATTGGTTTTCTTATGATGAGCGAAATTTAAATGAAACTCAAACACCACGAAAAGGAGATATTGCTTATTTCAACTTAGAAATAAAAGATATCAATGGTAAAGTTATTTACTCAGAAACGGAACTTGGGCCTCAAACCTATGCTGTAGACAAGCAGGATATTATGATGGGTCTGAGAGACGGAATCAAATTAATGCATAAAAATGAAACGGTTACCTTTTTGTTTCCGTCACATATCGCTTATGGCTATCATGGTGACAATAACAAAATTGGAACCAACCAATCTTTAATTTGTACGGTAACGCTACGAAATTTTGTTCCGGATCCTACTGCTCCAAAAACAGCTGTACCTGCAGGTCAAACTGCAACAGCTCAGACTCCGGCAGGACAAACACCAAAACCGGCAACACCTAAACCAGCTGCTGTAAAACCTTCTGCTCAACCGAAAAAAGATACAATAAACCCTTAA